A genomic segment from Peromyscus maniculatus bairdii isolate BWxNUB_F1_BW_parent chromosome 11, HU_Pman_BW_mat_3.1, whole genome shotgun sequence encodes:
- the Slc30a1 gene encoding proton-coupled zinc antiporter SLC30A1: protein MGCWGRNRGRLLCMLLLTFMFMVLEVVVSRVTASLAMLSDSFHMLSDVLALVVALVAERFARRTHATQKNTFGWIRAEVMGALVNAIFLTGLCFAILLEAVERFIEPHEMQQPLVVLGVGVAGLLVNVLGLCLFHHHSGEGQGAGHGHSHGHGHLAKSARKAGRAGGEAGAPPGRAPDQEETNTLVANTSNSNGLKADQAEPEKSRGDDPVDVQVNGNLIQEPDNLESEDDKAAQLNMRGVFLHVLGDALGSVIVVVNASLFYFLWKGCSEDNFCINPCFRDPCKTSIELINNTQALVREAGPCWVLYLDPTLCVIMVCILLYTTYPLLKESALILLQTVPKQIDIRHLVKELRDVEGVEEVHELHVWQLAGSRIIATAHIKCEDPTSYMQVAKTIKDVFHNHGIHATTIQPEFASVGSKSSVVPCELACRTQCALKQCCGTRPQIPSVKDAEKAPTVSISCLELSENLEKKPRRTKAEGSLPAVVIEIKNVPKKPESSL, encoded by the exons ATGGGCTGCTGGGGCCGCAACCGCGGCCGGCTGCTGTGCATGCTGCTGCTGACCTTCATGTTCATGgtgctggaggtggtggtgagccGGGTGACCGCGTCCCTCGCCATGCTGTCCGACTCCTTCCACATGCTGTCGGACGTGCTGGCGCTCGTGGTGGCGCTGGTGGCCGAGCGCTTCGCCCGGAGGACCCACGCCACGCAGAAGAACACGTTCGGCTGGATCCGCGCCGAGGTGATGGGCGCGCTGGTGAACGCCATCTTCCTGACGGGGCTGTGCTTCGCCATCCTGCTGGAGGCCGTCGAGCGCTTCATCGAGCCCCACGAGATGCAACAGCCACTCGTGGTGCTGGGCGTCGGCGTGGCGGGGCTGCTGGTGAACGTGCTGGGGCTCTGCCTGTTCCACCACCACAGCGGCGAGGGCCAGGGCGCGGGCCACGGCCACTCGCACGGCCACGGCCACCTCGCCAAGAGCGCGCGCAAGGCCGGCCGCGCAGGGGGCGAGGCGGGCGCGCCTCCGGGACGGGCGCCGGACCAGGAGGAGACCAACACGCTAGTGGCCAACACCAGCAATTCCAACGGGCTCAAGGCGGACCAGGCAG AGCCAGAGAAATCCAGAGGTGATGACCCTGTGGATGTACAAGTCAACGGGAACCTCATCCAGGAGCCGGACAACCTGGAGTCGGAAGACGACAAGGCGGCACAACTGAACATGCGAGGAGTGTTTCTGCACGTCCTTGGGGACGCCTTGGGCTCCGTGATCGTGGTGGTGAACGCCTCACTCTTTTACTTTTTGTGGAAGGGTTGTTCTGAAGACAACTTCTGTATAAACCCCTGCTTCCGTGATCCCTGCAAAACATCTATAGAGCTAATCAACAACACCCAGGCCCTGGTTCGGGAGGCCGGTCCGTGCTGGGTGCTCTACCTAGATCCAACTCTTTGTGTTATAATGGTTTGTATACTTCTCTACACAACTTACCCATTGCTTAAGGAATCTGCTCTCATCCTTCTACAAACTGTTCCTAAGCAAATTGACATCAGACATTTGGTAAAAGAATTACGAGATGTTGAAGGCGTTGAGGAAGTTCATGAGTTACATGTCTGGCAGCTCGCTGGAAGCAGAATCATCGCCACTGCTCACATAAAATGTGAAGACCCAACTTCGTACATGCAGGTGGCCAAAACCATCAAAGATGTTTTTCACAATCACGGAATTCACGCCACTACCATCCAGCCAGAGTTTGCTAGTGTGGGCTCTAAATCAAGTGTAGTCCCGTGTGAACTTGCCTGCAGAACTCAGTGTGCTCTGAAGCAGTGCTGTGGGACACGGCCACAGATCCCTTCTGTAAAGGATGCAGAAAAGGCCCCAACAGTTAGCATTTCTTGTTTAGAACTCAGTGAGAACCTAGAGAAGAAGCCCAGGAGGACTAAAGCTGAAGGCAGCCTCCCTGCTGTGGTGATAGAGATTAAAAACGTGCCAAAAAAACCCGAATCATCTTTGTGA